A section of the Triticum dicoccoides isolate Atlit2015 ecotype Zavitan chromosome 7A, WEW_v2.0, whole genome shotgun sequence genome encodes:
- the LOC119330657 gene encoding uncharacterized protein LOC119330657, with protein MGCVSSKQFHGGDECGGEGKPRRRPSSNSLRRLVSYNSSKRHEDLEEDEEEGGVVAATSSSVGHRVAKDASTARLIRKPPAPVVDAVVPLPEEVAATAASVVDVERAVAAPVNRRRAPNGVAEQEPRSGGIRGEVKPRIIDVPNGVVGEHVAAGWPRWLTEVATEAVRGWQPRKAESFEKLDKIGQGTYSSVYKARDLENGKIVALKKVRFANMDPESVRFMAREIHILRRLDNPNVIKLEGLVTSRMSSSLYLVFEYMEHDLAGLAATPGIKFTEAQVKCYMHQLLSGLGHCHSRGVLHRDIKGANLLLDNNGALKIADFGLATFFNPNQKQNLTSRVVTLWYRPPELLLGATNYGATVDLWSAGCILAELLSGKPIMPGRTEVEQLHKIFKLCGSPSEEFWANLKLSRATIFKPQHPYRRCVNDVYKDFPPSALSLLDRLLAVEPDNRGTAASALESEFFTTKPYACDPSSLPKYPPSKEYDAKLRDEEARRQRAAAAKGHESETGRRKQLAAQNGTIGLQQRRVPVNPKSSSNKFTPKEDGVTGFPMDPLVVDNGHARRVPLMNAGRSSSTLGRSSGTDPNGQRFYTSQIAAAEMSNPSTATGQRGNTGKLSNLGDSARKQYLREHRSSSRYSQLAAADQSDKPKWSQSHQFQERPSSSHRKDEVVADKEPTGVNGTRKNRIQYSGPLMPPGVNMEEILKEHERQIQQAVRRARLDKGKGKHAERDQSESLLYAAHNGRIASLYIAVGDIPAARSAVEQAAGKARAFPWNLLIWSYAGDRLWKDVVMAYDRMLALGVDADRYTYPSLLRACGELGEVTIGRKIDHRIRRSRYDLDMYVWNALVGMYVKCGELEDARRVFDEMSVRDVVSWNTMVSGYASAGMRAEAFQLLQRVPGENIVTWNAVAAGNLKAGNYDEVIRLLSQTRNRHGPGVDSVSVLIGLKACAKSGYLRIGRELHGVAVRLYFDRLECVVNSLITMYSRCRMMSSAVLLFTVYSIRSITAWNSLLAGFAFMDQVEEASLLFREMIGSGVCPSDVTVLTMLSVVARFGHLCHGRELHCYILRHGLGGSKLLQNSLVDMYSKSRHMRASRIVFDQMECRDKHAYTSLILGYGMQREGHLSLKLFDEMIANSIEPDHVTMVAVLSACSYSGLVTQGQLLFANMFAVFGIAPRVEHFSCMVDLYSREGLLKVSEEIIDKMPFQPTAAMLATLIEACLIHGNTEIGKRTAKKLLAMRTNNPGHYKLISNTYISAKCWPELAKVRSLMSMMDLTMVPSHSLLESEYDICLVEQDDGLNHGAHCDLSDRITDTDSSSSEEVKSSEAFGG; from the exons ATGGGATGCGTCAGTTCGAAGCAATTCCATGGCGGCGACGAGTGTGGCGGCGAGGGGAAGCCTCGCCGCCGCCCATCCAGCAACTCGCTGAGGCGTCTGGTTAGTTACAACTCCAGCAAGAGGCACGAGGActtggaggaggatgaagaagaagggGGAGTTGTGGCAGCCACGTCCTCGAGCGTGGGGCACCGTGTTGCCAAAGATGCCAGCACGGCCAGGCTGATTCGGAAGCCCCCTGCGCCGGTGGTCGATGCAGTGGTGCCGCTGCCAGAGGAAGTGGCCGCAACTGCCGCTAGCGTCGTCGATGTGGAGAGGGCGGTTGCTGCCCCTGTGAATCGCAGGCGTGCTCCGAATGGCGTGGCAGAGCAAGAACCAAGGAGTGGTGGCATCAGGGGTGAGGTGAAGCCAAGGATCATAGATGTGCCGAATGGAGTGGTGGGGGAGCATGTGGCGGCTGGCTGGCCGAGGTGGCTCACGGAGGTGGCAACAGAGGCGGTCCGTGGGTGGCAGCCTCGCAAGGCAGAGTCCTTCGAGAAGTTGGACAAG ATAGGGCAAGGTACCTACAGCAGCGTTTACAAAGCACGCGATCTTGAGAATGGAAAAATTGTGGCACTTAAGAAAGTTAGATTTGCCAATATGGATCCTGAGAGTGTTCGATTTATGGCGAGGGAAATTCACATCTTAAGAAGACTTGATAATCCAAATGTTATTAAGCTCGAAGGTTTGGTGACATCACGCATGTCTAGTAGCTTGTATCTCGTGTTCGAATACATGGAGCATGATCTTGCGGGGCTTGCTGCTACACCTGGCATAAAATTCACAGAGGCTCAG GTCAAGTGTTACATGCACCAGCTACTGTCTGGACTTGGTCACTGTCATAGTCGTGgtgttttgcatcgggatataaaggGTGCTAATCTTCTGCTTGACAATAATGGTGCCCTCAAAATAGCAGATTTTGGTCTAGCTACATTCTTTAATCCGAACCAAAAGCAGAATTTGACAAGTCGTGTTGTAACTTTATGGTACCGGCCCCCGGAACTTTTGTTGGGTGCTACTAACTATGGTGCCACGGTTGATCTCTGGAGTGCTGGTTGCATCCTTGCGGAATTGCTGTCAGGGAAGCCTATCATGCCAGGACGAACTGAG GTGGAACAGTTGCACAAAATATTCAAGCTTTGTGGTTCACCATCAGAGGAGTTCTGGGCTAATTTGAAGTTATCACGTGCTACCATCTTCAAACCACAACATCCGTATCGTCGTTGTGTGAATGATGTATATAAGGACTTCCCTCCTTCAGCTTTGTCACTTCTGGACCGTTTACTTGCTGTAGAACCTGATAATAGGGGTACTGCGGCTTCTGCCCTTGAAAGTGAA TTCTTTACAACGAAGCCTTATGCTTGTGATCCATCAAGTCTGCCAAAATATCCTCCAAGTAAGGAATATGACGCTAAGCTTCGAGATGAAGAAGCTAGGAG GCAAAGAGCAGCTGCAGCCAAAGGACATGAATCTGAAACTGGACGCAGGAAGCAACTTGCAGCACAAAATGGCACTATCGGTTTACAG CAACGGCGAGTTCCGGTTAATCCTAAAAGCAGTAGTAATAAGTTTACTCCAAAGGAGGATGGTGTTACTGGCTTTCCAATGGATCCTCTGGTAGTAGACAATGGTCATGCTCGCCGTGTTCCTTTGATGAATGCTGGTCGTTCATCCTCCACTTTGGGTCGATCAAGTGGCACAGATCCAAACGGCCAGAGATTCTACACCTCTCAGATTGCTGCTGCTGAGATGTCTAACCCATCTACTGCAACTGGGCAGCGAGGCAATACTGGTAAGCTGTCTAACCTTGGGGACAGCGCCAGGAAACAGTATTTAAGAGAGCATCGGTCGAGTTCAAGATACAGTCAACTCGCTGCTGCCGACCAGTCTGACAAACCCAAATGGTCGCAATCGCATCAATTCCAAGAAAGACCGTCATCTTCCCATCGGAAGGATGAAGTGGTGGCAGATAAGGAGCCTACAGGG GTGAATGGCACGAGGAAGAACCGAATCCAGTACTCAGGACCATTGATGCCTCCTGGGGTAAACATGGAAGAGATCCTTAAAGAGCACGAGCGGCAAATCCAGCAAGCCGTGCGAAGGGCTCGTCTGGACAAGGGAAAGGGCAAGCACGCCGAGAGAGACCAGTCAGAGTCGCTGCTGTACGCTGCCCATAATGGCAG GATCGCCTCCTTGTACATAGCCGTCGGCGACATCCCGGCCGCGCGTTCTGCCGTCGAGCAGGCGGCTGGGAAGGCGCGAGCTTTCCCCTGGAACCTGCTCATATGGAGCTACGCCGGCGACAGGCTGTGGAAAGACGTGGTCATGGCGTATGACAGGATGCTGGCGCTGGGCGTGGACGCCGACAGGTACACGTATCCGTCTCTGCTGCGCGCTTGCGGCGAGCTCGGAGAGGTCACCATTGGCCGCAAAATTGACCACCGTATTCGGAGGAGTAGATATGATCTGGACATGTATGTCTGGAACGCTTTGGTCGGGATGTATGTCAAGTGCGGGGAGCTAGAGGATGCGCGGAGGGTGTTTGATGAAATGTCTGTCAGGGATGTTGTCAGCTGGAACACAATGGTGTCTGGCTATGCATCGGCGGGGATGCGGGCCGAGGCGTTTCAGCTGCTTCAGCGGGTTCCTGGGGAAAACATTGTGACGTGGAATGCAGTTGCAGCAGGGAATTTGAAGGCAGGGAACTATGATGAAGTGATCAGGTTGTTGTCTCAGACGAGGAATCGCCACGGGCCAGGGGTGGACTCTGTGAGCGTGCTGATTGGCCTCAAGGCGTGTGCTAAGAGTGGGTATCTGAGGATTGGCAGGGAGTTGCATGGGGTGGCTGTTCGTCTATACTTCGACAGGCTCGAGTGTGTGGTAAACTCGTTGATAACAATGTATTCAAGATGCAGGATGATGAGCTCTGCTGTACTTCTGTTTACAGTGTACTCAATTCGGAGCATCACAGCTTGGAATTCATTGTTAGCAGGATTTGCATTCATGGACCAGGTTGAGGAAGCTTCTTTGCTCTTCAGAGAGATGATTGGCTCAGGTGTCTGTCCCAGTGATGTTACTGTCTTGACAATGCTCTCCGTTGTTGCTCGGTTTGGACACCTCTGTCATGGAAGGGAGCTGCACTGCTACATccttagacatggattgggtggttCTAAATTATTGCAAAACTCACTTGTCGACATGTACTCAAAGTCTAGACACATGAGAGCTTCACGGATAGTATTTGATCAGATGGAATGTCGAGACAAGCATGCCTACACTTCATTGATTTTGGGATATGGAATGCAAAGAGAGGGCCATCTATCACTGAAGCTCTTTGATGAAATGATCGCCAACAGTATAGAGCCCGACCATGTAACCATGGTTGCTGTTCTTTCAGCATGTAGCTACTCTGGACTGGTCACTCAAGGGCAGCTACTATTTGCCAATATGTTTGCTGTGTTTGGTATTGCACCAAGAGTGGAGCATTTTTCTTGCATGGTTGATTTGTACAGCCGTGAAGGTTTGCTGAAGGTGTCCGAGGAGATAATTGACAAGATGCCGTTCCAGCCAACTGCTGCAATGTTAGCGACTCTTATTGAGGCTTGCCTGATCCATGGTAATACAGAAATTGGCAAACGAACTGCAAAGAAGCTGCTGGCAATGAGGACAAACAATCCTGGTCACTACAAATTGATCTCAAACACGTATATATCAGCAAAATGTTGGCCAGAGCTAGCTAAAGTTAGATCATTGATGAGTATGATGGATTTAACTATGGTTCCAAGCCATTCCTTGCTAGAATCAGAATATGACATATGCCTAGTTGAGCAAGATGATGGCTTAAATCATGGTGCACATTGTGACTTGTCTGACCGCATAACGGATACTGATTCGTCTAGTAGTGAGGAAGTGAAAAGCAGCGAAGCTTTTGGTGGATAA